From the genome of Palaemon carinicauda isolate YSFRI2023 chromosome 6, ASM3689809v2, whole genome shotgun sequence, one region includes:
- the LOC137642914 gene encoding transmembrane protease serine 9-like gives MFPGQSVTIESQNYPDRYPSNYECKWVFQVTSTTSRISISCSDFNLKNCKKSSVEIEGGKVKRRYCGRQNKVAVKSSGNTMTITFATTWSKKRGTGFSCQVFSSEVVDSAITASTLTSPSSSSLASATTQSLTTLTAGEKSCQPCGTKNLVTRIVGGEQTEVNEYPWQVAIVVGGTNQVFCGGSLLNSGVVLTTASCVIKIKESQRVTEVLLGAHDLKNPSSAQQRISVYWGGHFPEFNPKTFDHDVGVLWLTNNADLSEAVKPACLPDANRDYSGYDAIVTGWGSLREGGPSATVLHEVVVPTMNSSVCNDYYGGPVTENMLCAGYDEGGKDACSGDSGGPLVVQDNGRWVLVGITSWGFGCGRPNFPGVYMKVSNYVDSLLTVMTGYGENNLCKGFTRTTTTTMQTTPIRTTTLPPITGGCRCGRRNAGTRIVGGVSTRVHEYPWQVGLTIRYLKRPFCGGSIISDEWVLTAAHCVRGSTASNLIVIIGEHNWGTTSETSQMSRKNVILIIIHPNYDTRNQNNDIALLQLATPIAFSSDNKIAPVCLPKKQNPYEHVDAIVTGWGTTASGGKQTYELHEVVVPTISNSECRKSYGNYITGNMICAGLLEGGKDSCQGDSGGPMVTGSDSAGNVMIQIGVVSWGYGCGYSNYPGVYTRVANYISWISEKTSGSRSCPRL, from the exons ATGTTCCCTGGACAGTCTGTAACTATTGAATCCCAGAATTACCCGGATAGATATCCCAGTAACTATGAGTGTAAATGGGTCTTCCAG GTAACCTCAACAACATCTAGAATATCAATATCATGCagtgattttaatttgaaaaactgcAAGAAGTCTTCTGTAGAGATTGAAGGTGGGAAAGTTAAAAGAAG GTATTGCGGTAGACAAAACAAAGTCGCGGTGAAAAGTAGTGGTAATACCATGACTATTACATTTGCAACAACATGGAGTAAAAAACGAGGCACAGGCTTCTCTTGTCAGGTATTTTCATCAG AAGTGGTGGACTCAGCAATAACGGCCTCTACTTTAACGTCTCCCTCATCTTCATCACTGGCGTCGGCCACAACGCAATCTTTAACGACCTTAACAGCTGGTGAAAAATCATGTC AGCCTTGCGGAACCAAGAACCTCGTCACACGCATCGTGGGAGGAGAGCAGACAGAGGTGAACGAGTACCCGTGGCAAGTTGCGATTGTCGTCGGTGGAACCAACCAAGTTTTTTGTGGAGGGTCGTTGCTCAACAGTGGAGTCGTTCTCACGACAGCATCCTGCGTTATCAA gATAAAAGAATCCCAACGGGTTACAGaagtcctccttggggctcacgatCTCAAGAACCCCTCTTCAGCACAGCAAAGAATATCTGTTTATTGGGGCGGCCATTTTCCCGAATTCAACCCGAAAACCTTTGATCACGACGTGGGCGTTCTATGGCTTACGAATAATGCTGACCTAAGCGAAGCTGTCAAACCTGCTTGCCTTCCGGATGCTAATAGAGATTATAGCGGGTATGACGCAATAGTAACAGGTTGGGGCAGCCTACGTGAAG GTGGTCCCTCTGCAACAGTGCTCCATGAGGTGGTCGTACCGACTATGAACAGTTCTGTGTGTAACGATTATTACGGAGGACCAGTGACAGAAAACATGCTTTGCGCTGGATACGACGAAGGAGGCAAAGACGCTTGtagt GGAGATTCCGGTGGACCGTTAGTGGTGCAAGACAATGGAAGATGGGTCTTGGTCGGCATCACATCATGGGGCTTTGGGTGTGGCAGACCCAATTTCCCAGGAGTTTACATGAAAGTTTCTA ATTATGTTGACTCATTACTGACTGTCATGACGGGATATGGCGAAAATAACTTATGCAAAGGATTCacaaggacaacaacaacaacaatgcaaaCAACACCGATAAGAACAACCACTCTTCCTCCTATTACGGGTGGTTGCC GATGTGGGAGGCGGAACGCCGGAACTAGGATAGTAGGAGGAGTGTCAACCAGAGTGCATGAATATCCTTGGCAGGTTGGACTGACAATCAGATATCTTAAAAGACCATTCTGTGGTGGCTCTATCATTTCAGATGAATGGGTTCTGACGGCTGCTCATTGTGTCAGAGG AAGTACAGCATCAAACCTAATTGTGATTATTGGTGAGCATAACTGGGGTACCACATCAGAAACGTCTCAAATGAGCAGAAAGAATGTAATACTA ATCATCATTCATCCCAATTATGACACGAGAAACCAAAACAACGACATAGCCCTGTTGCAATTAGCAACGCCAATTGCCTTCAGTAGCGATAATAAGATCGCTCCCGTGTGTCTGCCAAAGAAACAGAACCCTTATGAACACGTAGATGCTATTGTCACTGGCTGGGGAACAACGGCTTCAG GAGGAAAGCAAACTTATGAACTGCATGAAGTCGTGGTGCCAACGATATCCAACAGTGAATGCAGAAAGTCCTATGGCAACTACATCACAGGTAACATGATCTGCGCTGGATTGTTGGAAGGCGGGAAAGACTCTTGTCAG GGTGATTCTGGTGGTCCGATGGTCACTGGAAGCGACTCGGCTGGAAACGTTATGATTCAGATAGGAGTAGTGTCCTGGGGATATGGCTGTGGCTACTCTAATTATCCAGGAGTATATACCAGAGTGGCAA ATTATATCTCGTGGATATCGGAAAAAACATCTGGCTCTAGAAGTTGCCCAAGGCTTTGA